The genomic segment gttatttatagtgaggtggatggacctagagtctgtcatacagagtgaagtaaatcagaaagagaaaaacaaatatcatgtgctaacacatatatatggaatctaaaaatatggtactgatgaacctagtggcagggcaggagtaaaaacacagacatagagaatggacttgaggacacggtagaggggagagaagaagctgggacgaagcaagagagtagcaatgacacaTATACAGTAcccaatgtaaaaaaaatgactagtgggaagctgctgtataatacagggagatcaacttgatgattggtgatgacctataggggtggcatagggagggtgggagggaggctcaagagggaggggatgtggggatacatgtataaatacagctgattcactttcttatacagcagaaactggcacaacagtgtaaagcaaatataatccaataaagatctgaaaaaataaaaagaaagaaggtcatcaaaccacaaaggaagagagcaagagaagaaaggaacagagaggaattagaaaaacagccagaaaacagttaaaaagatagaaataagcATATACCtatcaatatttactttaaatgtaaatgggctaaaatcttcaatcaaaagacatagagtagctgaataattttttttaaaaaaagactcatcGCTCTGGCTGTGCGAACATTTCAAGAGGAGGGATGGCGGTGGCCATGGCTCGTTTGGCCGTGTGCCCCGCCCCTCAGAGGCTGGCCCTCCAGTGCGCCCCCAGGGTCTGCAGCGCTCGCGGGTACTGAACGCTCAAGCTGCCGGCCCCGACCATCGCCCAGCAGCCCCCCGGGCCCGCACCCATACTGGAGGGAAGAGCCGCCtcggggaggagggaaagggactTGGGGGCAGCCACAGCAGGGTTAACCTCCATTTCAGCTAATCATGGGAGAGATTAAAGTCTCTCCTGATTATAACTGGTTTAGAAGTACAGTCCcccttaaaaatattattgtggATGATGACGACAGCAAGGTCTGGTCACTCTATGATGCAGGCCCCAGAAACATCAGGTGTCCTCTCACATTCCTCCCTCCTGTCAGCAGAACTGCAGATGTATTTTTCCGGCAGATTTTGGCTTTGACTGGATGGGGTTACCAAGTTATAGCTTTGCAGTATCCAGTTTATTGGGATCATCTTGAATTCTGTGATGGattcagaaaacttttagacCATTTACAGTTGGATAAAGTTCGTCTCTTTAGGGCTTCTTCGGGATGCTTTTTGGCCCAGAAGTTTGCTGAATACACTCACAAATCTCCCAGAGTCCATTCCCTCATCCTCTGCAATTCCTTCAGTGACACTTCTATCTTTAACCAAACAAGGACCACAAACAGCTTTTGGCTGATGCCATCATTTATGCTCAAAAAAATAGTTTTAGGAAACTTTTCATCTGGCCCAGTGGACGCTATGATGGCTGATGCCATTGATTTCATGGTGGACAGGCTGGAAAGTTTGGGTCAGAGTGAACTGGCTTCAAGACTTACCCTGAATTGTCAAAATTCCTATGTGGAACCTCATAAAATTCGGGACATCCCTCTAACCATTATGGATGTGTTTCACCAGAGTGCACTTTCAACTGAAGCTAAAGAAGAAATGTACAAACTGTATCCTAATGCCCGAAGGGATCACCTTAAAACAGGAGGCAATTTCCCATACCTGTGCAGAAGTGCAGAGGTGAATCTCCATGTACAGATTCATTTGCTGCAATTTCATGGAACCAAATATGCAGCTATTGACCCATCGATGGTCAGTGCCAAGGAACTCGAGGTGCAGAAAGGCAACATTGGCATCAGTCAGGAGGAGCAGTAGCTGTTAGTGATGAGTGCTCCCAGCGTGTTCACACAATCAGTGACATCAGTGCCCACCAGTTGGCCTATCTCTTCAGTTCGTCAGGTTCACCGGTTATCACTGTGTTTGGAACTAGGACTGACTGTCATCTTTGTGACAGGCGGCAGCTCTTCTAAGCCAGTGTAACTATTCCCGCTTCAGTTTTTTTTAGCTTTTGAACTTAAAGAAGTACTTTTGAAGTCTCCCATTTTAAGAATTGTGAAAATTTTGCTACCAAAATTCTTCACCATTATGTTCTTAAGTGAATGTTAATTTCTGAGTCTTGggattttgtggatttttttcctttcctttcttcctttctttctgttatttgCTGTAAATGCTGCACATCTACATTGTGTATCAGAAGGACACTGgttatttttatgctttcttgGTTATAACTTATCAGAGTGCCAAGGCTGTCACCTACTGTTTGCTCTCCTGCAAAGCAACTGCTTCTAATTTCCAGTTAAGCaaactgttttcagttttggCCTGCTGTCTTTCTACCCATTAGTCTTTggaataaaaattcaatttcaaaaaaaaaaaaaagactcatctatatgctgtctatagtAGACTCACTTTGgatttaaggacacacacagactgaaagtgaagaaatggaaaaaatattccatgcaaatggaaatcaaaagaaagctggagtagctacacttatatcagacaaaatagactttaaaataaagactgtaataagagacaaagaagggtattatataatgataaaggggtcaattcaatAGGAGGATATAccatttgtaaacatttatgcacccaacctaggagcacctaaatatataaagcaaaaactaaatgacctaaaaggagaaatagacagcaatacaatgaTAGTAGGGGACATTCATACCCCATTTACATCACCatatagatcatccagacagaaaatcaataaggaaacataggctttaaacaacacattagatcagatgcaTTTAACAGATATTTGCAGAACATTCcttccaaaagcaacagaatatacattcttctcaagtacacatttTCCAAGAAAGATCATtttctaggccacaaaacaagtgttAATAAGTctgagaagactgaaatcataccatgcatcttttccaatcataaaaatataaaagtagaaattaagtatatgaagaaaactggaaaattcacaaatatgtagagattaaacaacatgctactgaacaaccaatgagtcaaaaaagaagtcaaaagaaattttaaaaatatcttgagacaaatgcaaatgaatttatgtaatacagtaaaaattttctgagagggaagttcatagtgataaatgccaacctcaaaaagcaaaaaaattctcaaataaacaacctagctTTACACTTCAAGGAACTAGAAGAataagaacaaatgaagcccaaagttagtagatagAAGGAAACAGCAAAAAGTAgagtaaaattaaatgaaacagagacaaacaaacaaacaacaacaacaacaaaaacccagaaagatcaatgaaactaaaagctggttctttgaaacaaTAAACAGAATTGATGAACCTTTAgacacaccaagaaaaaaaagagaattaaaacaaaattaaagaaaagatattacagttgataccacagaaatacaaaagatcataaaagTGAACAATTATATGTCATACAGTGTCATACAGTGAACAATTacatgtcaacaaattggacaacttagaagaaatagcTAAATTTCTAGATACATACAATCTACCATGACTGAAtaatgatgaaatagaaaatctgaacaaaccaactactagtaaggagattgaatcaataatcaggAACCTCCCAGATTGCTTCACTGGTGAGTTCTACTGAACAttgaaagaagaattaataccaattctctTCAAACTAGAAACTATCCAAAACTCAAACTCTTCAAAGAGAAAAGGTAGGAAATATTCTAAACTCATTtaatgaggccagcattaccctcacaacaaaaccagacaaggatgccacaagaaaagaaaattaaggccAATATCCCTAAacactgatgcaaaaatcctcaacaaaatattagcaaaccaaatctaacaatacattaaaaggcttatacaccatgattaaattggatttattccagggatgcaaggatggttcaatatctgtaaatcagtcaatgtgatacaccacattaagaaaataaaacataaatgttatatgatcacctcaatatatgcagaaaaagcatttgacaaaatttaatatctatctatgatcaaaactctcaacaaagaaaGTTAGAGGGAATGAACCTCAACGCGATAAAGtctatatatgacaagcccacatcCAACaacacactcaatggtgaaaagctgaaagcttttcctataagatcaggaacaagacaaggatgccccctcccaccacttttatttaaaacagttttggaagttctagccagacagttaggcaagggaaaaaaaagggacatccaaatgggaaaggaagaaggaaaactgtcactatttgcaaaaacattatattatgtatagaaagtcctaaagaatTCATCAGAAAACTGCTAAGACTAATAAACACAAATGCTAAAATTGCAGAatgcaaaatcaatatataaaaatctgtttctctatactaataacaaactatcaaaaagaaaaattaagaaaacaatctgatttacaattgcatcaaaaaaaaaataaagcagattagATGGAATgaacctcaacatgataaagtccatgacaagcccacagccaaCAATACACTCAGTGGTGAAAtgctaggaataaatttaaccgagaaagtgaaagacatgcatattaaaaactataagacattaatgaaataaattgaagaaaatacaaataaagggaaagataGTCTGTGTTCAtagactggaagaattaacactgttaaaatgtccatgctttCCAAAGCAATACACATATccaatgcaatacctatcaaaatccaatggcatttttcatgggaatagaacaaacaatcctcaAATtagtatggaaccacaaaagaccacaaatagccaaagcaatctcaagaaagaacaacaaagttgAAGGCATcacgctccctgatttcaaactacattacaaagctatggactggtataaaaacagacacatagatcaatggaacaaagtagacacagcccagaaataaacctatgcatatatggacaactaatttattttatttttattt from the Hippopotamus amphibius kiboko isolate mHipAmp2 chromosome 2, mHipAmp2.hap2, whole genome shotgun sequence genome contains:
- the LOC130846440 gene encoding maspardin-like, with translation MGEIKVSPDYNWFRSTVPLKNIIVDDDDSKVWSLYDAGPRNIRCPLTFLPPVSRTADVFFRQILALTGWGYQVIALHLFRASSGCFLAQKFAEYTHKSPRVHSLILCNSFSDTSIFNQTRTTNSFWLMPSFMLKKIVLGNFSSGPVDAMMADAIDFMVDRLESLGQSELASRLTLNCQNSYVEPHKIRDIPLTIMDVFHQSALSTEAKEEMYKLYPNARRDHLKTGGNFPYLCRSAEVNLHVQIHLLQFHGTKYAAIDPSMVSAKELEVQKGNIGISQEEQ